A stretch of the Uranotaenia lowii strain MFRU-FL chromosome 3, ASM2978415v1, whole genome shotgun sequence genome encodes the following:
- the LOC129754510 gene encoding protein ST7 homolog, with amino-acid sequence MWDSSVFLSTLTPKFYVALTGTSSLISGLILIFEWWYFRKYGTSFIEQVSINHISPWIGGGESTTETSTSSTPTTQNMPECKVWRNPLNLLRGAEYQRFYWATQKEPLTFYDMNLSAQDHQTFFTCEGDAGKAEYEIMQTAWRERNPVVRIKAAKTALEQNPDCAPAYILLAEEEATTILEAERILRTAMKVAEANYKKSQAVQHQGPVMEGVFRRDTNVLIYIKRRLAMCARKLGKLKEAVKMFRDLTKEIPPIMNVLNIHENLLEALLEMQAYADCQAVLAKYDDIALPKSATICYTAALLKARVVAEKFSPDIASKRGLTPAEMSAVEAIHRAVEFNPHVPKYLLEMKQLILPPEHILKRGDSEALAYAFFHLQHWKNVEGALNLLHCTWEGTFRMLPYPLERGHLFYPYPTCTECADRELLPAFHEVSVYPKKELPFFILFTAGLCSITALLALLTHQYPESMGIFASTTLNWFSMPFHFLKERLETIWPCNLLQHLSRI; translated from the exons ATGTGGGACTCTTCCGTGTTTCTCAGCACCT tGACTCCCAAGTTCTATGTGGCTCTAACGGGAACATCCAGCTTGATTTCCGGGCTGATTTTAATCTTCGAATGGTGGTACTTTCGCAAGTATGGGACGTCTTTCATCG AGCAAGTATCCATCAACCACATTAGCCCATGGATCGGTGGAGGGGAAAGCACCACCGAAACCAGTACCAGCTCGACTCCGACTACGCAAAATATGCCGGAATGCAAGGTTTGGAGGAACCCGCTGAATCTGCTACGAGGTGCAGAGTATCAACGGTTTTACTGGGCCACCCAAAAGGAACCGCTCACCTTTTACGATATGAATCTGTCCGCTCAGGATCATCAGACGTTCTTCACCTGTGAAG GTGACGCTGGAAAAGCGGAGTACGAAATCATGCAGACGGCGTGGCGTGAGCGAAATCCCGTAGTGCGTATCAAGGCTGCTAAAACTGCTCTGGAACAGAATCCGGACTGTGCTCCGGCTTACATTTTGTTGGCCGAAGAAGAGGCCACCACAATTCTCGAAGCGGAAAGAATCCTCCGGACGGCAATGAAGGTGGCAGAAGCCAACTACAAAAAATCTCAGGCCGTGCAGCATCAGGGCCCGGTCATGGAGGGAGTTTTCCGGCGGGATACCAATGTGCTGATCTACATCAAACGTAGGTTGGCCATGTGTGCCCGAAAGCTGGGAAAGCTGAAGGAGGCAGTTAAAATGTTTCGTGATTTAACCAAGGAAATTCCTCCGATCATGAACGTGCTAAATATTCACGAGAACTTGCTGGAAGCTTTGCTAGAAATGCAAGCCTATGCCGATTGCCAAGCCGTTTTGGCCAAATACGACGATATTGCACTGCCAAAATCGGCCACAATTTGTTACACGGCTGCTCTACTAAAGGCTCGGGTAGTAGCGGAAAAGTTCTCTCCAGACATTGCCTCCAAACGAGGCTTAACGCCGGCCGAAATGAGCGCCGTCGAGGCCATCCATCGGGCAGTCGAATTCAACCCCCACGTACCCAAGTACCTGCTGGAAATGAAACAACTTATCCTTCCTCCGGAGCACATCCTCAAAAGGGGCGATTCGGAGGCACTGGCCTATGCCTTCTTCCATCTGCAGCACTGGAAAAACGTTGAAGGTGCCCTCAATCTACTGCACTGCACCTGGGAGGGAACCTTTCGCATGCTGCCATACCCACTGGAACGTGGCCACCTCTTCTACCCATACCCAACCTGCACCGAGTGTGCCGATCGGGAATTGCTACCGGCCTTCCACGAGGTCTCCGTCTACCCGAAAAAAGAACTGcccttttttatcctttttaccGCAGGGCTGTGCTCGATTACAGCCCTTCTGGCCCTTCTTACCCATCAGTATCCGGAATCGATGGGCATCTTTGCCAGCACCACGCTCAACTGGTTCTCGATGCCGTTCCACTTCCTGAAGGAACGCCTTGAAACCATCTGGCCGTGCAACTTGCTGCAGCATTTGTCCCGAATTTAA